The DNA segment TCATAACATAACTCTCAGCTCTCGGCCAAGACTCCAATGGCTACCATACATAATCCATGTCCGTGCTTTTATTTCAACCTTCCACGGCTAAAGcttcgtttacaccaaagttattaacaaaatgttaacttaatcattatagattctattagattgaacggaacttgacaaatacataagttcatcatgtgtatgataagttatattcaatctataaggattaagttattaaaattttgttaataactttggtgtaaacgcagcttaagccACTAAAGTTGCCTCTCTTCCATTGATCAATAACATGAACagaaatggaaaataattataaactataTTACCAAGGTACGTACTCAGCTAAAAATTAAACACAATGCATGAATATTAATgtacaaaaatgaatatttattcttataacATTGGGTCGCATACAATTTAAAAACCAAATATGCTTAAGTAATAATACTTGATCAACTATTAATTTGGCACATTTTCGAAATACTGtagttaaaaattttaaatgttatgaaattatttttatattgaatacAATGTTcaagaacaataaaaatttgCAGCTGTAAAACTTACAATTCACTGGtgaatttttatatgaatactatatgtaaagttatcaaaatataaaatataaatcaatattttttttgtaattactttttgagatatttcaACAGATAAATACATGTAATTTCAAGGAtaccaaaataaaaattttcaacgaTTCTTCTTAATATTTGAGATTAAATAAGatgtttttcaaagaataattcttgaaaaatagatacaatttttttcaaatgattataATTGAGTTATTTCGAAAATTGAATACTAACTTGTCCAAAAATCACAGATAGCGTGAAGAATGTATCCTcaaaatctcatgaatttatcaGTTGATCTAAAATTATCTGTttagaaaatttcaactttagtagctcatatctcaaaaagtaatcacaCACATTTATCTCTTGGAgatagatttttattttgataacattatagaaaaaacattcaaaaatttcccAAAAACCTCAAGCGTGGTCTTGAAGGGTTAAAAACAACAGTTTTCGCTGatataatcacaaaaatgtaATGTAAGagattaattttaaataaaaaaacacaTCTAATGCTACAGTACATTTTGCTTTTAGAGAGGATTTTTTTATACAAGTTGAAACGCTCCTGAAAGTATGCCAACTTAAAGTCTATCTATCTCTCTAAATAAAATACATAGACACAttgatacaatgaaaatcatcAGCCATGTAACTGGCCACTAATTATAGTTATATAGATAGTAATCTACATTCAATACAAGTGAATtgtgagagagaaaagagatcAACCCTGTATTAAGGGTGATACGGTACACTCATTTTGAATTTACTAGCCAATGATAGAAATGCTTCTTATGGAATTCCCAATTTgaggatattgaaaattaatcatCAATTTTCCAACTGGCTTTCGGATGTTATTGGAATTTTAACTGTCATCTTACCGCATCAAATAATAATACCAGTAGagtattaaaatttttaaattgctATACACTAAAATTACAACAGTTACAAAgttaaattcaatcaattaataacTATTGGAAATTTACTCACAATATTGCGTTACAGCAGTTTTGGCATGATATTAAAACGTGAAATCAATCACTCAACATAGTTGTTTAAACATTTTAGTTTATGACTTGCTAAATCACAAGTGTTCTTTTATTAAAGGTCTGAAACTAAAACGTTTAAACAACTACGTGGAGTGATCAACGTTTCAGCTTTTGATCTGAGCCGGTGAGAATGAAAGTGAAGTAAGTCCAATTTATACAGTTTTGAGATACAGCTGATTTTGTGTTTAGCACTGTAAAAAAATAGAGTTATTCAAAATGCAGTTTTTATGCATGTTAATATCATTATTGAATAGAACTAAATTGATATTGCTTATCAAAATTGTGTTTTATCTttctatttttgtgaaaaaattaaaaatgtgacTTACGTCACTTtcattctctttgaaatgaaaaatacatggataaaatcatcattataatataaGTGTCTTAACCTTTACTgcaatagaaatataattgacctaattcaatttgtataataaCTTGAAGCAATGAgtccattgcaaaatttattaAAAGCAAAAAAAATCATATACATTTACGGAATTCCTTGTAAATTAATTTCTTGTAGAACAGTCAATACGGAATTGAAACTTTAGTGAGTGAAATATGTCTCACAAtacagttggttcagattgtgGTTTAGCTTAATATCATTCTTTGGTGTCTGATGAATGCACAATATCATGCCGAAACAGTTGTAACACAATATTGTTAGTGAATTTTCAACTTaggataaattaaaaattaactttTCAACAGGCTACACGCAAATAGAACCACAAACCACAGAGTATAATTACGTGGATCCACAATTCCTCAATACTTTCTGAAAGTACGATTCCATTTTACTATAGTAATAAATAAGATACATAATTGTATCTTTATATGATAATAAGTCTCTTTCTAAGTAGAATAACATTCCAAATTATTAAAAGTACGAACTTGAGCAAGTCCAGAACttggaaataataatatacacacTATCAACAACTCAATTCCAGCTAAAGATGACTTTCCagatagaaatttgaaataatactatcaacaacaaatataatataataaaaacttaaAAAACCTTTGGCAAAGGAGATAATCCAAGATCAAGTGAGAAATAATAATCttagttactaaaaaaaaacaattggtCAACTAAATAGAACAATGAGAATATGCTCTAACTGAATTTTTACAATCTCAAGTATACGAAATTGGAAGGTACGTTATTGAACAGCAAAAActcaatttataatttcatgaattatacttttcaattctATATATACTACAAAAGGTTTactcattttcaaaatgtaaaattttaaacATAAATGAGAATAACGAAATTTCATCAAAGTAGATGAAAGTCTTTtagattattaaaatataatctataatacaCTAGGCCTACTGAAATTTGAATGTCATGTAAAGTGCTTAAATTTCACCTAAGGAGATGCTAAGTAGTATATACTCAGTTTCTTGAAACATGCTAAAAACTacattaaaaattgatttagTCAGAAAAGTTGAGAGCTTTCGCCAATCGGCAAAATTAACAACAATTCATGAGATGTATGTGGCCAAATTATAATATGTAATCATGCCACAAATTGCACTTACATGAAGTTGAGACATACCATAAAAAAATGGATTAGAACACTTGTAAATGTTTGGATGGCAAAGCAAACATTGTATTCCCACAATGTATGTGGGAAATGCCACCAATTGCACTTTCATGAAGTTGAGACATACCATAAAAAAATGGATTAGAACACTTGTAAATGTTTGGATGGCAAAGCAAACATTGTATTCCCACAATGTATGTGGGAAATGCCACAAATTGCACTTTCATGAAGTTGAGACACACTAATGAGTGTGCGTGACAGTAACATGCCAAAAACTTCGACACTTTTGTCTTGACCAAAAGAGACGATTGAATCCAACAAGCTAATAAAATTCAAGGTTAATAAAACCTTTTAGTTATTGACATTTCATAAgttagaaaacattattatgcTACACATACATTACATACTTCTGTAATCACACATTATATACACAGATGAGTGAGTCTCAGCCTATGTATAAAAACAATAAagagatagaacaaaaaataaaaatgggcTAAAATACGTATGATTGCTGTTTACATGACAGAGCACGACCAATTTTTTCCTGACTTGGACGAAGCCACTGAATCATCCTTCAGAGTGGGCTCGATATTTGTTGCTTTATCGGCGTCGGCAACAATCTTTTCAGGCAGTTGTTTGTCTGTACTCTCGTCTACAGGTTTCTTCTCGTTCTCGGCAGCTTCGTGTTCTTGTTCGACTGCAGCAACAGCCTCCTCATCGACAACCATCTCCTCCTCAATCTCGTCATGCAGCTTGCGGGGAGAAGGTGAAATGGGACTGCATTCGGCGACCTGACTCTTCTTCAATGCGAACCACTTGAACGGATGGAAGTTCCAGCCGGTCGACTCCTGGCGCGGTTTCTTGTTATGGAACGAATAGCTGGTCGAATCCTGGTCGGCCTTTCGCTTCAGACAGGCGTCCGACGATTCTGCAAGCGTCTCAGCTTGCTTGAACACCGACCGACTGGCTTGTTCGGCGTTGGGACTACGCAGCGGCCTACGTCCCGAAATATCTTTGAATCTAGAGCTGCTGTCAGGTTCTGCGGGTGATTCTTTAACCTCCGCCTCTCGTTTTTTCGGAGACAAACTGAATCGGATCCTCTCACGCAACGTGGACAGGATGGTTGCTTCAGGAACTGATGCtgttttctcctcttcttcaacTTTCTTCTCGTCTTCATTTTTCACAGCCTCCTCCAATTCTTCCACATCGATGATCTCTTCGTCCTCCGGATCAGGAGTGTATGTGAGACTGATGTCAACTAACTCGGACGAAGCGTCATAGTCGACCACAATGTTACTGTCATCTTCTGTGTCTTTGCTGAATATACTTGAAGAGTTTTCCGACTTGTCGTCATCGGTGATTGCATTTTCGACCAGTTTGCTGGCTTTCTTCTTCGACTTGGTGGGCGTCGATTTAGCTTGATTGCCTCTCTTTTTAGATCGCATTCCTCGCGTTTGTGAATCGACGTCCTGCGACATGTCCGAATGTCCGTTCGTTGCAGTAGACTCGACGCCGTTCAGTTTGCCCATTTTGTGATTTAGTTGATTTTTTACCTCATTTAGCGTgacatcctcatcctcctccacttTATCGGCTCCGTTGTGAGCGACGGCTATTTCCAATGCCATTCGTTGAGCTTTCAAACTCTTCTCTCGTCtctgaaattcaaataaaaaatatttaaactttCATAAAAGATattaattctcaataattaaataaataaaaaattagtcGGGAAAAATTATATAGAAAAATGGGTAGCCTACTTCACCCTCAGAAGAGTCACTTACATCTACCAAGTTTGGGAGCCTCATCTACCTTTTTGCACTgtgttcaaataaatttatgttcagttggagagaaaaaaaacacCATTTGCTCTCATGAGAGGTCACACATTGGCAAACAGGAAATGTGTAGACACTTCCAAAAGAGACAATAGTAACTTGTTCCTTCATGTCCAGCGGaacagaaattattgaaaagcaGAGATTAAGGGGGCAGAATTTTGGATTTGAAATTGTTCTCTTATGATATTGGCAGGGAGCAATAAACCTGTTTAAACTAGGTACTTCTCTACTCAATTGTTTCCATCTTTGAACAGTGTCTGTTTTGGATAAAGTAAGTCTAAAGAGTCATACAAATAAATTTCTGAATAAACATATCTaatcaagtttttaaaaataaaataagaattaaaattaaattaagatACCGGTTCTAAGTAACATTTGCATAATAGCATTAGAACTATTCTACCATTGTCATAGTATACCAttggaataatataattaaaataacaaataatcgGGAAAGTGTGACTTTAGAAACCACTTATACTTCTGATCTGACTAAATTACTATATCGCTATCGCTATTATGAATCCATTACGGAAAGTGGATAAGTTAGAAAAGCAGAGATATCAGGTGTCATTTAGGTCCAATCAAATGTCAAGTCAAAAGTAGACAATAAGGTATGATTAAACATAGAACTTAAGAGATAATCTCTGAGATCTGCCAGTCTTttgtcaataattttcaaaatagtatatttcgcactagagcagaaaatgagatttttcagGCTCGAATCGGTTTTAGAGAAGaatgagagccggaaaaacatttttgcccgtggtgcaaacgatatttttcgccacactacaggtattgctgacagaataaataaagaatacaacataaagaatactcgttatcgtacctctcttgattttagtggtagaagatttgcagtcaggatttcagattcttttaaaatttcacttggaatatcacgggcgtcgtcatcttcaagcatttttaaaaaattcagaatgcgctaatcaacaataaataattgaataaaaatggttgtgaagtgaatgctgaattagtttgattcgaaattcgaactgaaataatggcgacttcagatgaagaaagttgacACTCGCCCAATCTAGTGGATGACTTAGGCTGGAAtgagtactctttccggcctaggccggaaagaaacctgtttcttacgtctgcaaacaaggtctttcagatctacgtagggactggaaaacagctgctttctgtgcagtgtggcgaaaatacattttctatttCTGTATAAAGAAACTATTTATTTGTGTTCATGACAGAAGATCGCAAGCATacctgaaattcaaaaaagaacgtTGAGCAGCGATCAGTGAACCCACGTGATCCCACAAGCGGTCTTCAATCGAtctgtaaaaatataaaataattattcaggtTTGAAATCTCAAAGATTATAAGTAAATGGATAAAGTTTTATACTCATTCATTAATCTGAGATCAAGTCGTTTATTTGAGATGTGTTTTAATAACACTCATCCACTTGCCAAAAATGCCATCGCAAATACCAATTTGCAACAATAAGAGTTAGGCTACTTACATTGAATGTGAATAAGTCATACTGCAttcttaattcaattcaatttatatctattcaataaaaataaaagtcaATACAAAAAcatggaaataataattatgattatgaataatggAACCCGCATAGACTATATAGTCTGTGTGCGGGGAAGGTTATATTCTACATATTGGTGGTAAGAAGCCCCTAATAATAAATTACCCAGATCCAAAAAGAGGTGAGAAAATATGGTAACAAAAGACGCATTCCTTGgcagaacaataataattttcaagcaaaaatgagtaaattctactatatttcaattaatagAATCGAAGAAGCATACAACAATGTGCATTTCACATCCAAATATAATGCTTTTTCTATATTGCCAAGCAGATTATCAAGAGTAAAGATTGCTAGGACAAaaaatcaatgatcaatttATTGACAGTTATCATAATCCCACAAAAGCGGCATGGAACCTTGAATGACTCTTACAAAGCACAATGAGGGATAGCATCATTCTTCGACTCAAGCTGCGTCCCAGTCATCCAACTTCATGAGTGCCTAGAATCCCTCATTAGTCTCAATTAGATGCTAAGGAGCTGATTAATACTGTGGAGAGTTTAAAACCACCTACATTCATGGGCTATCTTAACATGTCCTGAAACATATGTATAAGTGTAGGCCCACTCCTGTTGGTCAATGGCTGTCTAATTTAGGAAATATTCCAGACTTCCTGGAGTTCTCTAAAACAGTGCCtacattgaaaaaagaaaatgacaTTGGCAGTTTCAGACCAGTCTCTATTTATGTACGAATTCTTAATCTTAATCAATCAAGTatcttttttattaaattaatatgcgattaattgatattttaaaatcaatttgaaattacaGAGTCTAGTATGTTGTGGCAAATGAGAGAATGAGTGGAGTTCAATAGAACCTCCTTGGTAACACGCAGCATGTTTTCAGTAGCAGGTCCATTACATCAGCTTGTCTTTGCTTTTAGGAAGCAATAATCTTCTCTTGCTTCTAGGATACAAGAGGCTTTTGAAGAGCAGGGATCAATCAACTCAGTCTTGTGCAAtcttaagggccggtttccgagctcgggatttagctaagttatagactttaaacagctggagtcagaaaattggctttccgaaacagggcgtagtcgTCGTCAacgtttaaatttaatttcgaaaaactagaaaattgaacacaagaaacaataaagagaaaatagtgtcaagtttcagctattttgaattatttaggaatgtttcatttcgtcaaagaaaaacatttccaattatagaaatgagaatataaagattatcataaaaactacgactacgccccgtttcggaaagccaattttctgactccagctgtttaaagtctagaacttagctgaatccagagctcggaaaccggccctaaatatcTGTATTGCCAAAAATTgtgtaaaatatttcaattttctcgtGCATTTGTTTGTATAGGCTATCTCATGCAAATTTGTTGAGAAAGCTGGTTGGCTTGATATGGTCACAGAAAAATGtaaactataaaatattatattttcttttgGTAAGGCCGATTACCTAACGAATAGAAAGAAGATGGTTTCAAGTACCACAAGGTTTGGTTCTTCGTCTTTACTTTTCTTATTGATCATTAATGACTTACGCTTTGA comes from the Nilaparvata lugens isolate BPH chromosome 1, ASM1435652v1, whole genome shotgun sequence genome and includes:
- the LOC111064207 gene encoding myb-like protein V; the encoded protein is MALEIAVAHNGADKVEEDEDVTLNEVKNQLNHKMGKLNGVESTATNGHSDMSQDVDSQTRGMRSKKRGNQAKSTPTKSKKKASKLVENAITDDDKSENSSSIFSKDTEDDSNIVVDYDASSELVDISLTYTPDPEDEEIIDVEELEEAVKNEDEKKVEEEEKTASVPEATILSTLRERIRFSLSPKKREAEVKESPAEPDSSSRFKDISGRRPLRSPNAEQASRSVFKQAETLAESSDACLKRKADQDSTSYSFHNKKPRQESTGWNFHPFKWFALKKSQVAECSPISPSPRKLHDEIEEEMVVDEEAVAAVEQEHEAAENEKKPVDESTDKQLPEKIVADADKATNIEPTLKDDSVASSKSGKNWSCSVM